In the Leptospira sp. WS4.C2 genome, one interval contains:
- a CDS encoding indole-3-glycerol-phosphate synthase (involved in tryptophan biosynthesis; amino acid biosynthesis; converts 1-(2-carboxyphenylamino)-1-deoxy-D-ribulose 5-phosphate to C(1)-(3-indolyl)-glycerol 3-phosphat), whose translation MNPVLHKIVETKHEEIRIGRGKSLPSRKIPIRPWVSHLKTNSISVIAECKKGSPSSGILRPDYDPVSIATIYESSGAGAISVLTDSQYFFGSLSDLTAVSESVKIPVIRKDFIIDPLQIDEAYAFGASAILLIVRILSPSELTSLHKYAKSLGLSVLVETHNKEEVKTALDSGATTIGINTRDLDTFEIHKNLIEEIAPELDSSIIRVAESGIESFQDWQKYKGIVDSMLVGTYFMKSKDITKDFHSLLFGN comes from the coding sequence TTGAATCCTGTCTTACATAAGATAGTAGAAACCAAACACGAGGAAATTCGTATAGGAAGGGGGAAGTCTCTTCCTTCGCGGAAGATTCCCATAAGACCTTGGGTATCACATCTAAAAACCAATTCCATTTCAGTCATTGCGGAATGTAAAAAAGGAAGTCCGAGTTCAGGGATTCTAAGGCCCGATTATGACCCGGTCTCAATAGCCACTATTTATGAATCCTCTGGTGCCGGTGCTATTTCTGTACTTACTGACTCCCAATATTTTTTTGGATCTCTTTCAGATTTAACGGCCGTTTCAGAATCGGTGAAAATCCCTGTGATCCGAAAGGACTTCATCATTGACCCTCTCCAAATTGACGAAGCCTATGCTTTTGGTGCTTCTGCGATTTTACTAATTGTTCGGATACTTTCACCAAGTGAACTTACGTCCTTACACAAATATGCTAAAAGTTTGGGTCTTTCTGTCCTTGTAGAAACACACAACAAGGAAGAAGTAAAAACAGCACTCGATTCTGGAGCCACAACCATTGGCATCAATACCCGAGATTTGGATACATTCGAAATACATAAAAATCTAATTGAGGAAATTGCACCAGAGTTGGACAGTTCGATCATTCGTGTGGCTGAATCTGGGATTGAAAGTTTTCAGGATTGGCAAAAATACAAGGGTATCGTTGATTCTATGTTAGTTGGTACTTACTTTATGAAAAGTAAAGATATAACAAAGGATTTTCATTCACTTTTATTTGGAAATTAA